A genomic segment from Malaclemys terrapin pileata isolate rMalTer1 chromosome 1, rMalTer1.hap1, whole genome shotgun sequence encodes:
- the DRD3 gene encoding D(3) dopamine receptor, giving the protein MALFTRVNSYFNTTSSVTHGQENSTEPGLPHSHAYYALGYSTLILAIVFGNVLVCLAVLRERTLQTTTNYLVVSLAVADLLVATLVMPWVVYLEVTGGVWNFSRVCCDIFVTMDVMMCTASILNLCAISIDRYTAVVMPVQYQYGTGKSSCRRVSIMIVMVWMLAFAVSCPLLFGFNTTGDPSVCSISNPDFVIYSSVVSFYLPFVVTLLLYVRIYFVLRQRQRKRSLSRQASHSISIKACYTQKEHKERKTLHHGHQDPLSSHLQLKSPIQELSPEKKLLTPSDLQQYCSFCHQASFPRARTNGNELKEERRSREQSLEVHKLSNGKILTSLKLVHQQPRTVQLRERKATQMLAIVLGTFVVCWLPFFMTHILNTHCQACHITRELYSATTWLGYVNSALNPIIYTTFNTEFRKAFLKILSC; this is encoded by the exons ATGGCGCTCTTCACTAGAGTCAACAGCTATTTCAACACTACTAGCTCTGTCACACATGGGCAAGAGAACTCAACAGAGCCCGGCCTGCCACACTCCCATGCCTACTACGCCCTCGGCTACAGCACCTTGATTTTGGCCATTGTCTTTGGGAACGTGCTGGTCTGCCTAGCAGTGCTAAGAGAACGCACCTTGCAAACCACAACGAATTACCTGGTGGTGAGCCTGGCCGTGGCAGACTTGCTGGTGGCCACACTGGTGATGCCGTGGGTGGTATACCTGGAG GTGACTGGAGGAGTCTGGAATTTCAGCCGTGTCTGCTGCGACATCTTTGTCACTATGGACGTGATGATGTGCACAGCCAGCATTTTAAACCTCTGTGCTATCAGCATTGACAG GTACACGGCAGTGGTGATGCCAGTTCAGTATCAGTACGGCACAGGGAAGAGCTCCTGCAGGAGGGTTTCCATTATGATCGTGATGGTCTGGATGTTGGCATTTGCTGTGTCCTGCCCCCTCCTGTTTGGCTTCAATACCACAG gggaTCCTAGTGTCTGTTCTATATCGAACCCTGATTTTGTCATCTATTCCTCGGTGGTATCCTTCTACCTTCCCTTCGTGGTCACCTTGCTGCTTTATGTCCGGATTTATTTCGTGCTGAGGCAGAGACAGAGGAAACGAAGCCTCTCCAGGCAGGCCAGCCATAGCATCAGCATCAAAGCCTGTTACACACAGAAA GAGCACAAAGAGAGGAAAACTTTGCACCATGGGCACCAAGATCCCCTCTCATCCCATCTGCAGCTAAAATCCCCAATCCAAGAGCTCTCCCCTGAAAAGAAGCTGCTGACCCCCTCTGACCTGCAGCAGTACTGCAGCTTCTGCCACCAAGCTTCCTTCCCCAGGGCCAGGACCAATGGAAATGAGCtaaaagaggagaggagaagcagaGAACAGAGCTTGGAGGTGCATAAACTCAGCAATGGCAAAATCTTGACCTCTTTGAAGCTAGTGCACCAGCAGCCCCGGACAGTACAGCTGAGAGAGAGGAAGGCCACACAGATGCTGGCTATCGTTCTGG GGACATTCGTAGTCTGCTGGCTGCCATTCTTCATGACCCACATCCTGAACACCCACTGCCAGGCTTGTCACATAACCCGGGAGCTCTACAGTGCCACCACATGGCTTGGTTATGTAAACAGCGCTCTCAACCCCATCATTTACACGACCTTTAACACTGAGTTCCGCAAAGCTTTCCTCAAGATCTTGTCCTGCTGA